Below is a genomic region from Rhododendron vialii isolate Sample 1 chromosome 5a, ASM3025357v1.
tttaaaaTAGCTCAGTATATGGCACGACACGGATGGGAGGAAGACAATTGTAACAGACTTAACAGTCACTTCCAACTACTGATTGTGCATCGTTCCGTAAAGCCACCTATAGAAAGGCCAAATGTGAAAACTGAAGTTGGACACCAAATAATGTTGCATCGTCACTGATTATCATGACACTTTTTTTGCGAAGAAAAAGTGTTACCAATAGCACCTGGAATGTAGTGCATGAGGCATGGAAGAATGCATGCATAACACCTCTTTTTTGACTGTCCATTTGCTAAAGAAGTGTGGGAATCTATGCTTTTCAAATGTTTGGTCCAGCGAGGGATTCATAATTGGACTTCTGAGCTTGGTTGGGCTATTTCTATTTGCAGCCACAAGTCCTTTCAAGCTGAGGTAATTAAACTCTCTTTTTCAGCTGCAATTTATTACCTATGGTTGGAAAGGAATGTCAGGGTGTTTGGTAGGGGTGTGAAGTCTGTAAATATGTTGATTGAGGCAATCACAGCGGGTGTTAGGGCCACAGTGTGTTCGTGGAAGGATCATTGCAGAACTGAAGCCAACAAGGAGATATGTTTGAGATGGGGGTTCTCCCTTAAAGTTTTGGGAAGTGATCATGTTTGATCCCCTGATGTTGGGCTAGCTTTTTTGCTGTTTTCTCTTTGTTCCTGTGTTGCTCCTAATAGGAGCTTTGTTTTCTGTGTTTGCTCCTTGTAGGAGCTTTGCTTCTGTGTTGCTTCTTGTAGGAgctttgttttctcttttgtgTAAGGACTGATTCCTTTTTGAACATGGTGTTTtggtgaataaaaaaaaaaaaaaaatgcatgcatAACTTGACTAGTTTGGCAAAAACATTGAAAATAAATCACAATGGCATCCAGAAAAAATAACTCTAACgaggatgaaaatgaaacaACCTTGGGCTCACTTTGCACCTCTACCAAGAGAGGACGGTTTTTGTTGCGAACGGTGTGTGCAGCCAATAAAACATAAATGCATGAATGATTCATTAAAGAGAGAACCAAAAACAGAATTTTATAGGTTTCTCACCTCATCACTCCATGCCTGTGCTTTCAAACTCTGAACAATTTGTGGCAGCCCAAGGTCTACCATCTGAGAACCAAAAGTCCCTTTTGGAAGCAAGTTCCGGAGGGTCAAAACAGCCACCCTCACAACCTAGCGAACATGGATGCACCAAATTCTCAGAATTCAGTTAGGCATAACGAAAATTCTCTAAATCAGATAGAGACATACATATATTggagggaggggagggggggggtGTGTTGGTAAGTCACACAAACAATTGCCACGAACATTAAATTGGACAAAATCAAGGCTAGGGAAAGTGGATCAGGAACATAAGCAACAATGGAAAAGACAAACTCTCGAGATTTAGAAAGAACAAATACTAATGTATAACTGATATATGCCCATAGTTATTGGCAGCTTAGGTGGGAGGCGAACCATGGGCATCACGGAAGTGAGGAACATCTATAAATGCTATAGAAGATGTATATATGGGTCAACAAAAACTTTAAGAAAGTTTTATCTACCATGCACAAACAACGACAATGTATTTACACACCAGATTACTACCACCATACACGTTATGTTGACTGTTGACCTTTAATCAAACAGTTTAACTATTAaacaaggttctgaataccgtaccggctaTGGTACCTTTTTGTCACTGGTATGTACCAGTACCAGTTGAATTTTGGGTACCATTTCGGACCTATCTCAATAACATCATTCTATTGTGATATTTCTTTAATATTCATTAACCATGTGTGAATAGCAAAAGAGTACTCTTTTATCCAagtgatatttttttgaatcatCTAAGTGATGTTTGTAACACACTATCAGTAGGTGAGTAGGTCCTTTTTACTGTAATACTTTGCAGCAATTGCAGCTTTATCGAAACAATAGACAGATCAAAACGTTGCGTCTTCTTCTATCTTTACTCTTCTCTGGCGGACCAGCAACGTTTCAGTTACGTTCACCAGCGGACAATGTAGAGTCCTTCTCTACAAAACCAGTCCACTACTCGGCAAAACAGCCCAGAACGACCAGAAATCGACCAAAATGCCCGAGATGGTCCGAGATAGACTGGCAAAATGGCCGGAATGAAACCGGGGGTTCAGAATACtggttttctaaaaaaatggagcATACCGGCCGATATGctccggtacggaacggtactGATAAGCTTGCTATTAAAAGCAGTTAAACAATGATACAATCAAGCAGCCAAGCTTAGACAACAAAGGCAGCATAAGTCATCAAACAATGAACTCTTAGCCTGCAAATTATTAGTTGACTATCGCCAATATCAGgtagtaaaaaacaaaacataaaaagtgGTAAGTAACCCACAATATAAAAATTCAGGTATGCATCTTCAGTTTGTTGGCTAAGGTTGCTGCTTACCATATATATGGGAGCCTTACATAGGACATGATAACACAGAAAATTTATAACGGGCATCATTTGATTTTCATCAAATAGTTGGTATAATGATATGGCATATTTAACAAATTGGGCACAACTGAAAAGGGGGGTGCTCTACGAGCGCTTAGAAAAAAGTGAAGTCGCGCCTCATGCCTTCGCACTTGACTGAGTGTACCTTTGATAACTATGTACTGCCTATGCAGTCTTTTCTCTAGCGGTAGTAATACTAAACAAACACGACCGCATATAAGTTTTCTTGACGATAAAACTCAACGAAAATAGATCCTCAGTACTCACCTTCTCCTTTGTGGAACCCTTCACAACCTCAATTAATCGTGCCAGAGCTCTAGACGTAGCCAAGTACTCAATTGCAGGTTCATAGAATGATAAGAGCCAAAGACAGAGACATGTTTCATAAAGGAGctgtttcaaagaaaataatcaaaacctGCATAGGACAGGCTAAAAAAAAGGAGCTGTGTAAATTCATTTCTCAGCCCAGACTAAAGAGCCTGAAGCGTGTATGACGTAGCATTGTCATAGTCCAGGGAGGCAAAGATACCTGCATAGACTGCTGAGTGGATGCCGGCAAAATTAAAGGAATGAGCAACTTCACTCCATCAGCTTGAACAAATAGTGACCTCACCATGGGTTCCTTCAATAATGTTGCCAGACAATTGATGGCTGTTGGGATAGCACGGCTAGGATGGGAAGGCTTTTTTAGCTGCACATCCAGTCATACACAATGGTAGCATGAATACTTGTACTGCAGGTATATAGAAATAcatgtatgcatatatataaatataactatatataataCGCGCGTGTACACctgcaaaaaattatttgaggGAAAATGATCACAATATCATCAAGAGAGTATAAACTCAACTTTAAAACAATCCTGTCTGATATAAAGTTTCAAACCCAGTTATCTTGTCAACTACTGTACAAGTTTAGTTCTTTTGTGCAGGAAATAAGTCCATATAAAAGCATGCTTTAGCTTAGGAAGTGGTAGTCAACATCTTCAAACCTGCGAACAAAGCCATTCCACCAGGCCCTTCAGAACATCATCAGTGGTAGTCAACTGCTTCTTTGAATTTGATGCTTCTCCATTTGAAGTGACCCCCTCCTGGTTTTCTTGCCTACCACTGGAATTACGAAGAGGAAATTTGTTAGTGCCACctttttttacaccaaaaacTCATGTTCACTCATAAAAATTGGAAATATGTTGTGTGTAGATGATCATGACTTAGTTACCTCACCACCATGGTAAGTATCTTACAGCTCTTTTCTTGTATGAACCAGTTACCTTTCCAAAGCAATCTGTAAAGGAACAACATCAGTGCACACTGATTTGCAGAAAACAAGAGATATTAATGTCTCCCGACTAAAAGTGCCATTCAAACAATCAAAGAATGTTAATATTGTGTGATAGAAGGATGGAAGAGTAGATGAAGGAAAATAGCATGGACCAACAATCATACACAACATCCATCATTCAACCTTCAGCTACAAGAACAACTTCCCAGTTCCCACTAGGAACAAACTTTCAGCAACCACAAAATGGGACAAAATATTCTCTCAGTGCTAACTAATTCATGTGTTCCAAACACAAATAGGTCCAAGCAACTAGTTTTGTTACCCAATGAATTGAATAAACAGTTCGACATCACCACGTAGGATTCACAAACTCAACGTAGATGGATATCAAGATTGGTTGACTGAATTTTAAGGGCACTTCAGAAATAAGAATTTTTCACGAATGAACATTCTTGGATCATGAACTTGATACTTTTACTTTCAAACAACCACATTCTTCCCAGGTAGGTCCTACCAGAAATTTGCAATCTAACTGTACGTACATCAAGAAGTCTTCTATAAAGAGCAGCAACCCTACTTAAAATTAGTTTACATGCTATTGCCACAATGGGCGGTCAAGTTCCAACAGCTAAATGGTAATCACCCCTCAGTCATATACATCCCTATTACCTTTCAAGATGAGCCCATGTGCTTCTTGCTATACTGCACAAAAAGCCAAAAGATGCAAAAGGATTTTCTTTCACCTAGGTTTGTAGCAGAGGGCTAGACTGGGATAATATGTTACCTAACATCACAGAAGGATAGAGTACCTAAGGTATGTGTTATCAAGAACTTCAAGCATCAATGCTGAGGCACGAGGGCAATCTATCAGCTTAAGCCAGTATGGTGTGAATACAGAAGGGCCTCCCAATGAGGcatcaacttgaatttttacATTGGCTACTCTAAGTTCCGCCACGTCCTCTCTCATGTCAAACTGCCAGCTGGAACTATGGCAATTGCTTGCTTTAGGGTTTAAAGCAATAACTTAGGCTCAGCCATCAATAAGAATTGTAAATTACTCAACAGTACTACCTAGCTAGacaaattgaattttcaaaCTTTCCATGAGAGTATGTTTGcgtacaaaataaaaagaattgtTTGACAATAAGGATACAGGTCGGTTCAGAATCAGTGAAAGAGGGAGTAATGCAGTCTCGAAGATGTTCTGAGAGACATTGGACAAATCAAGTAAACCTAATTTCTTGAATCATAGCATTTTCTACTTGCCTTTCACCAATTTTGGACCGATAGTTTCCTTGTTTTTACATAACTATTGTACAATTTCATTGGGGCAACATATCCTTGATGACATTTTTAATACTCTTAGATCTgacttctaaaaaaataaatgaggcAGGTAATATAGATGTGTACATGTACGAACATATTGATGATTGTTTGTAGGCAATCTCTCATCTGCAAGTTCTCTCACTTCCAAAATATTTCTGGAAAAGCCGCTATTGCTCCCAATCTCTCTACACTAATTGATTACTTGGGTGGGGATCACTCAAGAAGTAGCACAAATGACAAGTGGCAGAAGTTCTACAGCCCCAGAAGAAGGATTAGGTCCATTAAGAGAAAATCTAAGACAACCTATCGTTGAACCTGAGTCCTAAGTCTTAGCAGCATAACATATGATAACAGGGATTGTTGCCTCTTGGGTGTGAAAAGCTGCAAGATCTACGGAGTTAAAAGTGACGACTCCTTTGAACTTGGAAAACAAAACCAGGATACATATCACACATTCAAAGCTCAAAATGGCTCACATGAAAGGGCCACGAGTCATTCTATCACTCTAGGAGAGCAAGAACATCagccagaaaagaaaagaaaagaagaaaaaaaacagtattATTTCTATGAGACTACAGCCTCAAGTAGCCTATTCATTTAGGAGTCTATCACCACTAGTGATATTACAGCTATACATGCCTGTTGCCCTGTTATCAGCACTCATGAAAAAAAGATGGAATTTGGTTTTTTAAAAAGTAGTGAAAAATGTCCTTCGCAACTTGCATAAACCAGGCAACACACAGTAGTACGGCTATAAAACAAACCTAATCCGCAAGCATCATTAGGTCCAGGATAGGGTATTTAACAATAGTATGCAGATACAGAGCTGGCACTACAACAGTGCTACCATGGAATTTGTATACAATGCCTTGCCATGTTTCCCAGAAATGTCGATCAACGTGTGAGTCCTTTGCTATAAATGGATGGAACATACATTGTTGAAGCTTCACTGTCCTATTTTTTCATGAAGCTTGTTTTCCCTAATATTTATTGTAGTttgccgtgagagagagagagagccatgcATCTATAATCAGCACTCAAGTAGCATAGAGTCATAAACCATGTTTTATAGATTATTCATCCAAGTTCCTCCTTTTCCATCAGACCAGTGCTCGTACAAATCTAGCCATGCTCTATTAATTCTGCCACAACCTTTCAGAACCAAGATATCAATCTCACAACCCATCGGTGTGATCAAACAAAAGCTCAGTGAGCTCCATGTCAACGCAGTAGGAAGGAAATTACAATTGCTTATAATACAGTCGACTCCCTGTATAGCTGACCCTTTTAGTTAccctttttgtccattttggAGAGACTGTAGTTTTGCTTATATTCAGGAAGCATCCCTTTGATTTTTGTTATTTACCTATAACCCGAGTTACTGAACAGCACAAAAGTACTTGATTCCAGTGGGACTCTAGATTTGAGAGATTAAATCTGCTGTATAGAGATAGATGGGAGCATCAATTACAACGGAGTCATAGACAGTATTTATTGTGATGAACCATATATAAGTCATGGGATGCTGGTCAAGGGTTTTGCAGGAAGGGGCATGAGGCAAGGAAGTTGCCAACCAAAATGATAAATAGCACTCACCACAGCATCAGATACTCATATACACCTACATTAAAATTCAGTGAATATTGACGGATACTACGGTACTACCTTAAGAATGGTTCATAAATATCTTCACTTGCAAGAAATTTATCATGAAACAATCTGGCTCTTTTTGGGTTTGCTGCAATTGAAAAACACATAATTAGTCAATTATTGAATTCCATTCATAAATAGGGAGAACTTTATCCAGTTACCTGTCAGCATTTCATCAATTAAAGCTAGAACATATTCTACTGTTTCTTCCTTGAATATGTCGCGCAATATGGTAATGAACACGCGGACATAAGCTGGGCCATCCTGTCACAAGGTTTTCATCTCGTCAATATCATCGGAGTATTCAAAGATCACTTCATAACATTGTAAATCATCTAAATTTTTCTCCTTAGGATCTAAGAAGCATTTGAAAAAATGCATAGCTATCTAAGGAGTAGCAACAAAATATACCACTCAGGCCATAATAATTGAAGATCTGTTATCACCTCACTACATGCTTTCACACAACAAACTGTACATGAGCAAAACATAAAGGATAACTTTACAAATGATACACATAAACAGAGTACGTCAATTGTAAAAGCTCGGCCAATGAATTGCAAAAAAACTGATACAAGTAATACCAAGTTCATCAAACACCTACATATCAAAGCACTTTAGCTGAAGAaatgatcaaaacaaattaaaaaaacctCAGTAAGTTAGATTTGGGTATAGAACAAAATAAACAGCATGCTCGAGCTGGGTACCAAATAATAGGGCAATGGTCTATGCAAAGTTGTCAACCATAACAACAATCCACACGAAATGGCTCAAATGGATGCCATAACTATGCAACATGATTTTTCTTTCACATAATGAGGACTAAAAAATTCCACAAGCTATATAGCAGAATCCCTATAAAATGAACCAACACATCCTGCTCAAGAAAACGAACCTTTGATGTACTTCTAGCATGCAAACAAGAAAACAATGCACTTGTAGCATGCAAACAAGATGGTTTTATATCATATTTCCTACTCGAGCTTAGGCCACAAGAAAGACAAAAGGCACTTGATAAGTAAAAAATGACGTAGAGAtcatttcttgaaattttttgactTGAATGACAACACAATAGAGatatgcaagaaaagaaaacccatcCAAGAACAAGTTTATTGAAGAGATGGTGCAAGAAGTAATGACAACATTAATATTCATCTTAAGAACTTGGGACGAAATAAAAATGAAGCATTACATCATCCAGCAATACTGCTCGTTGACTTTCTGATTTGTTATCATAACGCCTTAACAGCTGAAGACCAGTTCCTGTGATCAACTTAGTCGTCATGTATGTTTCCCATGGGATATCCCTCTTTAGAACCTTGagtgcaaaacaaaaaagtcaaaTAGATGGTGTCAGCCACCTGTAATTACATAGAAGTTGATTATAAATTAACAAATTAAGCTAACAGCCATTAAAAAAAAGgcagtaagagcatctccaacccatctccataaacccaatttaaaaaaccaaaactcCATTTTGAAGAATCGTTGCTCTCCAACCATACCCATTTGAGATCTCCATATTGGAGACCCTCTCATCAAATGGAGAGCCATCTCCATTTCTTAGTTTTGTCAGTGATCTAATTCTCTAGAAAGCAGAAGCCAATTTTACATAGTTTTCTCAACAGCCAAAGAGAGGTTAGAAAAAGGTCCCCAGAAGTTCTAGTCCAAAATGCACCAAATAAGCATAttatacaaataatttaacTGATGCAAAACTCAAATGaggcaaaaaataaccatatCCAAACTTAATAagagggaacaaggaaacaatGTATACTTATAAGCTTGTACAAATAGACTGGGCATTGGTATTTGAGAAATGCTCCAGAAGGGAACTTTAAACTACACGGTGATTCCCGTTTCAAATCGTACAA
It encodes:
- the LOC131326639 gene encoding V-type proton ATPase subunit H translates to MDHAELNMEQVLKRDIPWETYMTTKLITGTGLQLLRRYDNKSESQRAVLLDDDGPAYVRVFITILRDIFKEETVEYVLALIDEMLTANPKRARLFHDKFLASEDIYEPFLRLLWKGNWFIQEKSCKILTMVVSGRQENQEGVTSNGEASNSKKQLTTTDDVLKGLVEWLCSQLKKPSHPSRAIPTAINCLATLLKEPMVRSLFVQADGVKLLIPLILPASTQQSMQLLYETCLCLWLLSFYEPAIEYLATSRALARLIEVVKGSTKEKVVRVAVLTLRNLLPKGTFGSQMVDLGLPQIVQSLKAQAWSDEDLLEALNQLEDGLRDNIKKMSSFDKYKQEVLLGHLDWSPMHKDPIFWRENITKFEENDFQILRVLITILDTSRDPRALAVDCFDLSQFIQYHPAGRVIVTDLKAKDRVMKLMNHENAEVTKNALLCIQRLFLGAKYASFLQV